Proteins encoded within one genomic window of Microbacterium sp. LKL04:
- a CDS encoding basic amino acid/polyamine antiporter, with translation MTSPVSTATPAAGGTRVSMFTLSTFVVGSMIGAGVFSLPSTFAESTGVAGALISWAIAGGGMLMLALVFHRLALRRPDLDAGIFSYAKAGFGNYLGFFAAFGYWASACVGNVFYWVFITSTLGGVFPELGEGNTLLAVAVSSVGIWLFFLLIRRGVRQAASLNRIVTVAKVLPIVVFVVLCLTVFDPAVFAANWGGGDMTGLGEQIRATMLVTVFVFIGIEGASVNSRHARRRSDVGRATVLGFVSVLAVFASVTIVSYGVLPRAELATLRQPSMGGVLEQAVGGWGAVFVAVALIVAVLGAYLAWTLMAAEVLLSAAQAGDLPAFLRRTNENDTPIGALTLSTVLAQVMLVVVLFAQNAFDAALELTSALVLIPFFLSAAYGLKLAIQDGASRRTGELIISAAATIYTAYLLWAAGLTYLLLCLVIIVPGTILYVIGRREQRARVFTPVEAGLFAVAAAGAVIAVILIAVGAISI, from the coding sequence ATGACCTCCCCTGTCTCGACGGCGACGCCCGCGGCCGGCGGGACCCGTGTCTCGATGTTCACGCTGTCGACCTTCGTCGTGGGATCGATGATCGGCGCCGGCGTGTTCTCGCTGCCCTCGACCTTCGCCGAATCGACCGGTGTCGCGGGCGCGCTCATCTCGTGGGCGATCGCGGGCGGCGGGATGCTGATGCTCGCGCTCGTCTTCCACCGGCTCGCCCTCCGCCGCCCCGATCTCGATGCGGGGATCTTCAGCTACGCGAAAGCGGGCTTCGGCAACTACCTCGGCTTCTTCGCGGCGTTCGGCTACTGGGCGAGTGCGTGCGTCGGCAACGTCTTCTACTGGGTGTTCATCACCTCCACCCTCGGCGGCGTCTTCCCCGAACTGGGTGAGGGCAACACGCTTCTCGCGGTGGCCGTCTCGTCGGTCGGGATCTGGCTGTTCTTCCTGCTCATCCGCCGCGGCGTGCGGCAGGCGGCCTCGCTCAACCGCATCGTGACGGTCGCGAAGGTCCTGCCGATCGTCGTCTTCGTGGTGCTCTGCCTGACGGTGTTCGACCCCGCCGTCTTCGCGGCGAACTGGGGCGGCGGCGACATGACCGGTCTCGGCGAGCAGATCCGCGCGACGATGCTCGTCACGGTCTTCGTCTTCATCGGCATCGAGGGAGCAAGCGTCAACTCCCGTCACGCCCGCCGTCGCAGTGACGTCGGACGGGCGACCGTCCTCGGATTCGTGAGTGTGCTCGCCGTCTTCGCCTCCGTGACGATCGTGTCCTACGGCGTTCTCCCCCGCGCCGAGCTCGCGACGCTCCGACAGCCCTCGATGGGCGGCGTGCTCGAGCAGGCCGTGGGCGGCTGGGGCGCCGTGTTCGTGGCGGTGGCCCTCATCGTGGCCGTCCTCGGCGCGTACCTCGCGTGGACGCTCATGGCCGCGGAGGTCCTTCTGTCCGCGGCGCAGGCCGGCGACCTCCCCGCGTTCCTGCGCCGCACCAACGAGAACGACACGCCCATCGGTGCGCTGACCCTCTCTACCGTGCTGGCGCAAGTCATGCTCGTCGTCGTCCTGTTCGCGCAGAACGCGTTCGACGCCGCCCTCGAGCTCACGAGCGCGCTCGTCCTCATCCCGTTCTTCCTCTCAGCGGCCTACGGGCTGAAGCTCGCGATCCAGGACGGCGCGTCGCGCCGCACCGGCGAACTGATCATCTCCGCCGCAGCGACCATCTACACGGCCTACCTGCTCTGGGCTGCGGGGCTCACCTACCTGCTGCTGTGCCTGGTGATCATCGTGCCGGGCACGATCCTCTACGTGATCGGCCGACGCGAGCAGAGGGCCCGAGTGTTCACGCCCGTCGAGGCCGGACTGTTCGCCGTGGCCGCTGCCGGAGCGGTGATCGCCGTCATCCTCATCGCCGTCGGCGCGATCTCGATCTGA